One part of the Parabacteroides distasonis ATCC 8503 genome encodes these proteins:
- a CDS encoding YbaN family protein, whose translation MNGTRRIIYITLGTFFLILGAIGIFVPLLPTTPFWLLTCWFYVRSSERLYNRVMSNRYFGPHIKGFVEDKAIPLRSKIITIAIMWLSTIITSLLLVGYWWVKALLGLISIGVSWHILSYPTKKE comes from the coding sequence ATGAACGGGACGAGACGTATCATATACATTACGTTAGGAACGTTTTTTCTCATATTGGGAGCGATCGGTATCTTTGTCCCTTTGCTCCCGACCACTCCTTTTTGGTTACTGACTTGTTGGTTTTATGTCCGTAGCTCGGAGAGACTTTATAACCGGGTGATGAGCAATCGTTATTTCGGGCCGCATATTAAGGGCTTTGTGGAAGATAAGGCTATTCCTTTGCGTTCCAAGATTATCACGATCGCTATCATGTGGCTATCTACGATCATTACTTCCCTTTTGCTAGTCGGCTATTGGTGGGTGAAAGCTTTGCTAGGGCTTATCAGTATCGGGGTCTCATGGCATATCCTCTCTTATCCTACTAAAAAAGAATGA
- a CDS encoding L-threonylcarbamoyladenylate synthase translates to MTEDIKKACEVMAAGGIILYPTDTIWGIGCDATNEKAVQRVYELKRRTDNKAMLVLMDSEAKLDRYVSDVPDIAWDLISVSDKPLTIIYSSAKNLATNLLGADGSVGIRITNEEFSKKLCERFRKPLVSTSANVSGEPSPANFSEVSEVIKEGVDYIVSYRQDDMSKAAPSGIIKLGAGGLVQVIR, encoded by the coding sequence ATGACGGAAGATATTAAAAAAGCTTGCGAAGTAATGGCCGCAGGCGGCATAATACTTTATCCTACAGACACTATCTGGGGAATTGGTTGCGACGCTACCAATGAAAAAGCCGTACAAAGAGTGTACGAGCTAAAGCGAAGGACAGACAATAAGGCTATGTTGGTCTTGATGGACAGCGAGGCTAAATTGGATAGGTACGTGTCGGATGTTCCCGATATCGCTTGGGATTTGATTAGCGTGTCTGATAAGCCGTTGACCATCATTTACTCAAGTGCCAAGAACTTGGCGACAAATCTATTGGGAGCCGATGGTAGCGTGGGTATCCGTATCACGAACGAGGAGTTCTCCAAGAAATTGTGCGAGCGCTTCCGTAAACCTTTGGTCTCTACTTCCGCCAACGTAAGCGGCGAGCCTTCTCCCGCTAATTTCAGCGAGGTATCGGAGGTGATCAAGGAGGGTGTGGATTATATCGTGAGTTATCGTCAGGACGATATGAGCAAGGCCGCTCCGTCCGGCATTATCAAGTTAGGAGCCGGTGGGCTTGTGCAGGTAATTAGATAA
- a CDS encoding sugar transferase, with amino-acid sequence MKKSVQAGKYIVSDFIASSVVWLLFNLIRYEEVAVYEGFDTVGAFLLHIPSLKGQLLIPFFWFVLYWFSGYYNKPFGKSRLTELFSTLGSVSIGVVILFFALVLNDLPRSYHVYYDMFFSLWGLQFVLTYIPRLLITQAGLRKIKCREWALNVLMIGAGKKAACIADDLYGLGYNIVGFVSDGTEKKGGVAGDRVIGRLESLPVIVEEKKVDELVVALETVDNNRLMDILYSLYCYKRPIKILADKSSSLSQVKIKAIKGVPLVDVTDNNFLPIEQNVKLFMDKTLSLIFLVLLSPLFLYIAWRVKRDSPGPVFFSQERIGYMGEPFMIYKFRTMYTNAEEEGPLLSSEDDSRITPFGRVMRKYRLDELPQFWNVLKGDMSLVGPRPERKYFIERIVRKAPFYYLLHNVRPGITSLGMVKYGYAGSVDEMIERLEYDILYYENMSLILDITILIYTVKTVFTGKGI; translated from the coding sequence ATGAAGAAAAGCGTACAAGCCGGAAAATATATTGTCTCGGATTTTATAGCGTCGTCGGTAGTCTGGTTATTATTTAACCTGATACGCTATGAGGAGGTGGCGGTGTATGAAGGGTTTGATACCGTCGGGGCCTTTTTGCTGCATATCCCCTCATTGAAGGGGCAGCTATTGATCCCGTTTTTCTGGTTCGTATTATATTGGTTTTCCGGTTATTATAATAAACCGTTCGGTAAGTCGAGGCTTACTGAGTTGTTCTCTACCCTTGGGAGCGTGTCGATCGGTGTCGTGATCTTGTTTTTTGCCTTAGTGCTGAATGACTTGCCCCGTTCTTATCACGTGTATTATGATATGTTTTTCTCTTTATGGGGATTGCAGTTTGTCTTGACGTATATTCCCCGGTTATTGATTACGCAGGCCGGGTTACGGAAGATAAAGTGCAGGGAATGGGCGTTGAATGTATTGATGATTGGGGCGGGGAAGAAGGCGGCGTGTATTGCCGACGACCTGTATGGTTTGGGTTATAATATCGTCGGTTTTGTCTCCGATGGTACGGAGAAAAAGGGCGGGGTCGCCGGAGATCGTGTGATCGGTAGGCTAGAATCTTTGCCGGTGATCGTAGAGGAGAAAAAGGTGGATGAGCTGGTTGTCGCCTTGGAGACGGTGGATAATAACCGTTTGATGGATATCCTGTATTCGTTATATTGCTATAAACGGCCGATCAAGATATTGGCGGATAAATCCAGTTCATTATCGCAAGTAAAGATCAAGGCGATAAAGGGCGTTCCGCTGGTGGACGTGACGGATAACAACTTCTTGCCCATCGAGCAGAATGTAAAGCTCTTTATGGATAAGACGTTATCTCTGATTTTCTTGGTGCTCTTATCTCCCTTGTTCCTGTATATCGCTTGGCGGGTGAAGCGGGATTCCCCCGGCCCGGTGTTTTTCAGTCAGGAACGGATCGGATACATGGGCGAGCCTTTCATGATCTATAAGTTCCGTACGATGTACACGAACGCCGAGGAGGAAGGCCCGTTGCTCTCTTCCGAGGACGATTCCCGTATCACTCCCTTCGGACGGGTGATGCGGAAATACCGCTTGGACGAGTTACCGCAGTTCTGGAACGTGCTGAAAGGGGATATGTCGCTAGTTGGCCCCCGTCCGGAACGTAAATATTTCATCGAGCGGATCGTGAGGAAAGCCCCCTTCTACTATCTGCTGCATAACGTACGTCCGGGAATCACCTCGTTGGGTATGGTGAAATATGGATATGCCGGCAGCGTGGATGAGATGATCGAGCGCTTGGAATATGATATATTATACTATGAGAATATGTCCTTGATTCTGGACATAACGATTCTCATTTATACAGTTAAAACAGTGTTTACAGGTAAAGGTATTTAA
- a CDS encoding chloride channel protein, translated as MANEGLFYKFLLWREKRIKEKHFILIISFIVGLCTAAAAIILKQLIHFIQHLLTGNFNADGVNYLYLLYPVIGILLAGLFVKYIVRDDISHGVTKILYAISQRKSRIKPHNTWTSIVASSVTIGFGGSVGAEAPIVLTGAAIGSNLGRVFKMEQKTLMLLVGCGAAGAIAGIFKAPIAGLVFVIEVLMLDLTMTSVLPLLISSVTAATMSYIFTGTEAMFKFSQTEAFEIERIPYVLLLGVFCGLVSLYFTRVMNKVEGMYRKLGTYWKKFMLGGVMLSILIFLFPPLYGEGYDTIGSLLNGQFSHIMDKSLFYDLNDTYFGVLIFLTLILLTKVFASSATNAGGGCGGIFAPSLYLGCIAGFIFAHTSNYFPFTMYISEKNFALLGMAGIMSGVMHAPLTGVFLIAELTGGYDLFLPLMIVSISSYITILMFEPHSIYSMRLAQKGELLTHHKDRAVLTLLRADSVIEKDFQMVSPEMTLGDMVKVISRSGRNTFPVVDERGVLLGIVLLDNIRNIMFRPELYNRFHVSKFMVSAPAKIVINTPMDQIMQTFDDTKAWNLPVVDENGHYIGFMSKSKIFNSYREVLVDNFSGD; from the coding sequence ATGGCAAACGAAGGTTTATTCTATAAATTCTTGTTGTGGAGGGAAAAGCGCATCAAGGAGAAGCATTTCATCCTTATTATCAGTTTTATCGTGGGACTTTGTACGGCAGCCGCCGCCATAATACTGAAACAGCTGATCCATTTCATACAGCATTTATTGACGGGCAATTTCAATGCTGATGGCGTAAATTACCTCTATTTGCTTTATCCGGTGATCGGTATCTTGTTGGCCGGATTATTCGTGAAATACATCGTGCGGGATGATATCAGCCACGGTGTGACGAAGATCTTGTATGCCATCTCGCAACGAAAGAGCCGTATCAAGCCGCATAATACATGGACCTCTATCGTAGCCAGTTCCGTGACGATCGGCTTTGGTGGATCGGTCGGGGCGGAGGCTCCTATCGTATTGACGGGGGCGGCTATCGGTTCTAATCTGGGGCGGGTGTTCAAGATGGAGCAAAAGACGTTGATGTTGCTCGTGGGATGTGGTGCCGCCGGAGCGATCGCCGGTATCTTCAAGGCGCCTATCGCCGGGTTGGTGTTCGTTATCGAGGTATTGATGCTGGACCTTACGATGACTTCCGTGCTTCCTTTGCTGATCTCGTCGGTGACGGCGGCTACGATGTCTTATATCTTTACCGGCACCGAGGCCATGTTTAAGTTCTCTCAGACCGAGGCATTCGAGATCGAGCGTATTCCTTACGTGCTCTTGCTGGGTGTTTTTTGCGGATTGGTATCCCTTTATTTTACCCGTGTGATGAACAAGGTGGAAGGGATGTACCGGAAGTTGGGTACGTATTGGAAGAAGTTCATGTTGGGGGGGGTGATGCTGAGTATTTTGATATTCCTGTTCCCGCCGCTATATGGTGAGGGCTATGATACGATCGGCTCGTTGCTGAACGGGCAGTTCTCGCATATCATGGACAAGAGTTTGTTTTACGATCTGAACGATACCTATTTCGGGGTCTTGATCTTCTTGACCTTGATCTTGCTTACGAAGGTATTCGCTTCCAGCGCCACGAATGCCGGAGGGGGGTGCGGTGGTATTTTCGCTCCTAGTTTGTATCTGGGCTGTATCGCCGGTTTTATCTTTGCGCATACGTCTAATTATTTCCCGTTCACGATGTATATCTCGGAGAAGAATTTCGCTTTGCTGGGTATGGCGGGTATCATGTCTGGGGTGATGCACGCTCCTTTGACCGGGGTTTTCTTGATCGCCGAGCTGACGGGTGGGTATGATTTGTTCCTCCCCTTGATGATCGTCTCGATCAGTTCCTATATCACGATCCTTATGTTTGAGCCTCATAGTATCTACTCCATGCGTTTGGCGCAGAAAGGCGAGTTGCTGACGCACCATAAGGATCGGGCGGTGCTTACCTTGCTACGGGCGGATAGCGTGATCGAGAAAGATTTCCAGATGGTGTCTCCGGAGATGACGTTGGGCGATATGGTAAAGGTTATTTCCCGAAGCGGGCGTAACACCTTCCCTGTTGTGGACGAGCGGGGCGTGTTGCTGGGTATCGTCTTGCTGGATAATATCCGGAATATCATGTTCCGTCCGGAGTTGTATAATCGTTTCCATGTATCGAAGTTCATGGTTTCCGCCCCGGCCAAGATCGTAATCAACACGCCGATGGATCAGATCATGCAGACGTTTGACGATACGAAAGCGTGGAATCTTCCGGTGGTCGATGAGAATGGCCATTATATCGGCTTTATGTCGAAATCGAAGATATTTAATTCCTATCGGGAGGTATTGGTCGATAACTTTTCCGGGGACTAA
- the recJ gene encoding single-stranded-DNA-specific exonuclease RecJ, translated as MINKWNFQTPSEEELHKRDQLVAELGFSPVICLLLVQRGITSIEEAKKFFKPSLNDLHDPFLMPDMDKAVRRLNKALGNKEKILIYGDYDVDGTTAVSLVFKYLRPYSSTLDFYIPDRYDEGYGISYKGIDYAAENGVSLVISLDCGIKAIEKIEYAKEKGIDFIICDHHMPDATLPDAVAVLDAKRSDSIYPYEHLSGCGVGFKFMQAFAKSNNFPFSDLEKLLELTAVSIASDIVPITGENRILAYYGLKQLNSNPSLGLKGIIDICGLTGKEITISDIVFKIGPRINASGRMMNGKEAVELLLSKDSASAREKSESINQYNEERRELDKKITDEANAVIDEVENMDDRKAIVVYNPGWHKGVIGIVASRLTEKYYRPAVVLTKSSELITGSARSVTGFDIYKAIESCRDLLENFGGHTYAAGLSLREENLEAFTERFLKIASEEIIPEQMIPQIDIDAILDLKEINQKFVNDLKKMSPFGPDNQKPVFCSLGVKDYGTSKLVGKELEHLKLELIDGNSSTPMHAIAFGMHRYNDHIKGMKPFNICYTVEENTYNGNTSIQLMIKDIKPDDI; from the coding sequence ATGATTAACAAATGGAACTTTCAAACCCCATCAGAAGAAGAGTTACATAAGAGAGACCAATTGGTGGCTGAATTAGGATTCAGCCCGGTGATCTGTCTCTTGCTCGTTCAACGAGGTATCACTTCGATCGAAGAGGCGAAGAAATTCTTTAAACCCAGCTTGAACGATTTGCACGACCCGTTCCTTATGCCGGATATGGATAAGGCGGTGAGGCGCTTGAACAAAGCCTTAGGGAATAAAGAAAAGATTTTGATCTACGGCGATTACGACGTGGATGGAACGACAGCGGTATCGCTCGTCTTCAAGTATTTAAGACCTTACTCGTCTACCTTGGATTTCTATATCCCGGACCGGTACGACGAGGGGTACGGTATCTCTTACAAGGGTATCGATTATGCCGCCGAGAACGGCGTGTCGCTGGTTATCTCGCTGGATTGCGGTATCAAAGCGATCGAGAAGATCGAGTACGCCAAGGAGAAAGGCATCGACTTTATTATTTGCGACCACCATATGCCGGACGCCACTTTGCCGGACGCTGTCGCCGTATTGGATGCCAAGCGCTCGGATTCTATCTATCCGTATGAGCATTTATCGGGTTGCGGAGTGGGATTCAAGTTCATGCAGGCGTTCGCCAAGAGCAATAATTTCCCGTTCTCGGATCTGGAGAAGTTGTTGGAGCTGACAGCGGTCAGTATCGCCTCGGATATCGTCCCGATTACGGGAGAGAACCGCATCCTCGCCTATTACGGGCTGAAGCAATTGAACAGCAACCCCAGCCTCGGGCTGAAAGGGATTATCGATATCTGCGGATTGACCGGAAAGGAGATCACGATCAGTGATATCGTCTTCAAGATCGGTCCCCGTATCAACGCTTCCGGCCGTATGATGAACGGGAAGGAGGCGGTGGAACTGCTACTGTCCAAGGATAGCGCCAGTGCCCGGGAGAAGAGCGAGAGCATCAACCAATATAATGAGGAACGCCGAGAATTGGACAAGAAGATCACCGACGAGGCTAACGCTGTCATCGACGAAGTAGAGAACATGGATGACCGGAAGGCGATCGTGGTGTATAACCCGGGATGGCACAAAGGCGTGATCGGTATCGTAGCGTCCCGTTTGACCGAGAAGTATTACCGTCCGGCGGTCGTTCTTACCAAATCGTCCGAGTTGATCACCGGATCGGCACGTTCCGTAACAGGCTTCGATATTTACAAGGCGATAGAGAGTTGCCGGGATTTATTGGAGAATTTCGGGGGACATACCTACGCCGCCGGGCTTTCCCTTCGGGAGGAGAACCTAGAGGCATTCACCGAGCGTTTCTTGAAGATCGCATCCGAGGAGATCATACCGGAGCAGATGATCCCGCAGATCGATATCGACGCTATCTTGGATTTGAAAGAGATCAACCAGAAGTTCGTGAACGACCTAAAGAAGATGAGTCCGTTCGGGCCGGACAACCAAAAGCCCGTATTCTGTTCGCTTGGCGTAAAGGACTACGGCACCAGTAAGCTCGTGGGTAAGGAACTGGAGCATCTCAAGCTGGAATTGATCGACGGAAACTCAAGCACCCCCATGCACGCCATCGCTTTCGGCATGCACAGGTACAACGACCATATCAAGGGTATGAAGCCTTTCAACATCTGTTACACGGTGGAGGAGAACACCTACAACGGCAACACCTCTATCCAGCTGATGATCAAAGACATCAAACCCGACGATATATGA
- a CDS encoding FKBP-type peptidyl-prolyl cis-trans isomerase, giving the protein MSRKEEYKEKNLLYLDEIASEEGTQTLPCGILYKVIQAGTGQVSPNRENVVSVHYKGTLINGREFDNSWKRGCPEAFRLNQVIEGWQLALQEMRVGDRWIIYIPYSLGYGNRASGPIPAFSTLIFEVELLGIA; this is encoded by the coding sequence ATGAGTAGAAAAGAGGAGTACAAAGAGAAGAATCTATTGTATTTGGACGAGATCGCTTCGGAAGAGGGAACCCAGACATTACCGTGCGGTATATTATATAAGGTAATACAAGCGGGTACAGGCCAGGTATCGCCTAATAGGGAAAACGTCGTTTCCGTACATTATAAGGGAACGTTGATTAACGGAAGGGAATTTGATAACTCATGGAAACGGGGTTGCCCGGAAGCCTTTCGCTTGAATCAAGTGATTGAAGGCTGGCAATTGGCTCTTCAAGAAATGCGGGTAGGAGATAGATGGATAATCTATATCCCTTACAGTTTGGGTTATGGTAATCGTGCCTCGGGTCCGATCCCTGCTTTCTCCACATTAATATTTGAGGTA
- a CDS encoding catalase — protein MEDKKLTAANGRPVADNQNVQTVGPRGPMVLQDPWFIEKLAHFDREVIPERRMHAKGSGAFGTFTVTHDITKYTKAAIFSEVGKKTDCFVRFSTVAGERGAADAERDIRGFAMKFYTEEGNWDLVGNNTPVFFLRDPLKFPDLNHAIKRDPKTNLRSEDNNWDFWTLLPEALHQVTITMSSRGIPYSYRHMHGFGSHTYSFINDKNERIWVKFHLRTLQGIKNLSDEEAAAIIAKDRESHQRDLFESIERGDFPKWKFQIQLMTEEQAETYPINPFDLTKVWPHKDFPLMDVGILELNRNPENYFQDVEQAAFNPMNTVEGIGFSPDKMLQGRLFSYGDAQRYRLGVNLEQIPVNKPRCPFHAYHRDGTMRVDGNYGAAKGYEPNSFGEWKDSPEKKEPPLKVHGDVYNYNEREYDDDYYSQPGALFRLMPPEEQQLLFGNTARAMGNAQLFIKQRHVRNCYKADPAYGKGVAEALGISLEEALKEDR, from the coding sequence ATGGAAGACAAAAAACTAACTGCCGCCAACGGGCGCCCTGTTGCGGACAATCAGAACGTACAAACAGTGGGGCCACGTGGCCCGATGGTATTACAAGACCCTTGGTTCATTGAGAAGCTAGCGCACTTCGACCGTGAAGTGATCCCAGAAAGACGCATGCACGCCAAAGGTTCCGGCGCATTCGGTACCTTTACCGTTACACATGATATCACAAAGTATACGAAAGCGGCTATTTTCAGCGAGGTAGGCAAGAAAACTGACTGCTTTGTCCGTTTCTCCACCGTAGCCGGAGAGCGCGGAGCAGCCGACGCAGAGCGTGATATCCGTGGATTCGCCATGAAATTCTACACAGAGGAGGGCAACTGGGACTTAGTGGGTAACAACACCCCGGTATTTTTCTTGCGTGATCCCCTAAAATTCCCTGACTTGAATCATGCGATCAAACGTGACCCGAAAACGAATCTACGAAGCGAGGATAACAACTGGGATTTCTGGACTTTGCTTCCCGAGGCCCTGCATCAAGTAACGATTACGATGAGTTCTCGCGGCATTCCTTACTCTTATCGACATATGCATGGTTTCGGTAGCCATACGTACAGTTTTATCAACGATAAGAACGAACGTATCTGGGTGAAGTTCCATCTCAGAACCCTGCAAGGTATCAAGAACTTGAGTGACGAGGAAGCGGCTGCGATCATCGCCAAGGATCGTGAATCCCATCAGCGTGATTTGTTCGAGAGTATCGAGCGTGGGGACTTCCCGAAATGGAAATTCCAGATCCAATTGATGACTGAAGAGCAGGCCGAGACCTATCCGATCAACCCATTCGACCTCACGAAAGTATGGCCGCATAAGGACTTCCCGTTAATGGATGTCGGTATCCTCGAGTTGAACCGTAATCCGGAGAATTATTTCCAAGACGTGGAGCAAGCCGCATTCAACCCGATGAATACTGTCGAAGGCATCGGCTTCTCCCCAGACAAGATGTTACAAGGTCGTCTATTCTCTTATGGCGACGCCCAGCGTTACCGCCTTGGCGTGAACCTAGAGCAGATCCCGGTGAACAAGCCCCGTTGTCCGTTCCATGCCTATCACCGTGACGGAACGATGCGTGTAGACGGAAACTATGGAGCCGCAAAGGGTTACGAACCTAACAGCTTCGGCGAATGGAAAGACTCTCCCGAGAAGAAGGAACCGCCTTTGAAAGTACACGGGGATGTTTATAATTACAACGAGCGTGAGTACGATGATGATTACTACAGCCAACCGGGTGCCTTATTCCGTTTGATGCCGCCGGAAGAGCAACAGTTGTTATTCGGCAATACCGCCCGTGCGATGGGTAACGCCCAACTGTTCATCAAGCAACGCCACGTACGCAATTGCTACAAGGCAGACCCTGCTTACGGTAAGGGAGTAGCTGAAGCTCTAGGAATCAGCTTGGAAGAGGCCTTGAAAGAAGACCGATAA
- the fmt gene encoding methionyl-tRNA formyltransferase codes for MKKEDLRIVYMGTPDFAVESLRALVEGGYNVVGVITMPDKPMGRHGSVLQPSAVKQYAVSVGLPVLQPEKLKDEAFLEELRALRADLQIVVAFRMLPEVVWNMPRLGTFNLHASLLPQYRGAAPINWAVINGDTETGVTTFFLTHEIDTGKIIRQRHLPIADTDDVETVHDALMAMGARLVTETVDLLLDGKTDAIPQEEFYKDAAELRPAPKIFKDTCHIDWNQPVKNIYDFVRGLSPYPAAWTELISEDGKRLALKIYQAEKRPAEHNFPVGSIHTDHKSYIDVAVKDGFLRLRSLQLAGKKRMNITDFLNGFKQIAEYTVG; via the coding sequence ATGAAGAAAGAGGATTTACGAATCGTATATATGGGCACTCCCGATTTCGCCGTGGAGAGCCTGCGTGCCTTGGTAGAAGGTGGATATAATGTGGTAGGTGTCATTACGATGCCGGATAAGCCGATGGGCCGTCATGGTAGCGTGCTTCAGCCGAGTGCCGTGAAGCAATATGCCGTATCGGTGGGTCTTCCGGTCTTACAGCCAGAGAAGTTGAAGGATGAGGCGTTTTTGGAGGAACTGCGTGCCTTGCGGGCGGATTTGCAGATCGTGGTGGCGTTTCGTATGCTGCCGGAGGTGGTCTGGAATATGCCCCGTCTGGGAACTTTTAATCTGCATGCCTCCTTGCTTCCGCAATACCGGGGTGCCGCTCCGATCAACTGGGCGGTTATCAATGGTGATACGGAGACCGGCGTGACTACTTTCTTTCTTACGCATGAGATCGATACGGGTAAGATCATCCGTCAGAGACATCTGCCGATCGCTGATACCGACGATGTAGAAACCGTTCACGATGCCTTGATGGCGATGGGGGCGAGGTTGGTTACCGAGACCGTGGACTTACTGTTGGATGGAAAAACAGACGCTATCCCCCAAGAGGAATTCTATAAGGATGCCGCCGAGTTGCGTCCGGCCCCGAAGATATTCAAGGATACCTGTCATATCGACTGGAACCAGCCGGTGAAGAATATCTATGATTTCGTCCGTGGGCTTTCTCCTTATCCTGCCGCTTGGACGGAATTGATCTCTGAGGATGGCAAACGTCTGGCTTTAAAGATTTACCAGGCAGAGAAACGTCCGGCGGAGCATAACTTCCCGGTCGGCTCTATCCATACGGATCATAAATCGTATATCGACGTGGCCGTGAAGGACGGTTTTCTTCGCTTGCGTTCCTTGCAACTTGCCGGAAAGAAACGGATGAATATAACGGACTTCCTGAATGGTTTCAAGCAAATTGCGGAATATACGGTTGGCTGA